One genomic segment of Intestinimonas butyriciproducens includes these proteins:
- a CDS encoding sigma-54 interaction domain-containing protein, producing the protein MEKFPFLSEVFDSINEGIYILNRQGDYIYCNSAFLKMVGATRDDALGLNAFRLVPEGQVSISVAVMAFEQKKKLSVINNVCTPKGYHYRQLATATPIFDSVGEIEYMLVEMVRLDLFKKRYQQAILDEDADCIEVPGLGEALADRPETFVAESQSMRALLDMAKQVAGVDSTILISGETGTGKEVLANFIHRHSHRADRPMVEINCAALPENLLEAELFGYEKGAFTGALNTGKPGMVEEANGGTLFLDEINSLPLALQGKLLRVLESHKSKRLGAVSEREIDFRLLAATNQDLKTCVEKGSFRADLYYRLNVIPLEIPPLRNRREDIIPLALFFLDHFCKKYGRTKVFTKGVFNQMMCYDWPGNVRELKNVVERLLITSSVGTMEIRQVPENLLGEGSVPPSPPEVYPADWESIYQYDPEDFSLKKYMNFCEKQVVAAALKRCGSSYKAAELLKTDQSTIIRKRQKYGIS; encoded by the coding sequence ATGGAGAAATTTCCGTTTCTGAGCGAGGTTTTTGACAGCATCAACGAGGGAATTTATATTCTCAACCGGCAAGGAGATTATATCTACTGCAACAGCGCATTCCTCAAAATGGTAGGGGCCACCCGGGACGATGCACTGGGACTGAACGCCTTTCGGCTGGTGCCGGAAGGGCAGGTCTCCATCAGTGTGGCGGTGATGGCCTTTGAACAGAAGAAAAAGCTGTCGGTCATCAACAATGTGTGTACCCCCAAGGGATATCACTATCGGCAGTTGGCGACCGCAACGCCCATCTTTGACAGTGTGGGAGAGATCGAGTACATGCTGGTGGAGATGGTCCGGCTGGACCTCTTCAAAAAACGGTATCAGCAGGCGATCCTGGATGAGGATGCGGACTGCATTGAGGTTCCGGGCCTGGGGGAAGCGCTTGCGGATCGGCCGGAGACTTTTGTGGCAGAGAGCCAGAGCATGAGAGCGCTGCTGGATATGGCGAAACAGGTGGCCGGGGTGGACTCCACGATCCTCATCAGCGGAGAGACCGGCACGGGAAAAGAGGTCCTGGCCAATTTCATCCATAGGCACAGCCATCGCGCGGACCGGCCCATGGTAGAGATCAATTGCGCCGCTCTGCCGGAAAATCTGCTGGAGGCGGAGCTGTTCGGCTATGAAAAAGGCGCGTTCACCGGCGCGCTGAACACGGGCAAGCCCGGTATGGTGGAGGAGGCGAACGGCGGCACCCTGTTCTTGGACGAGATCAACTCCCTTCCCCTGGCGCTCCAGGGGAAGCTGCTCCGGGTGCTGGAGAGCCATAAGAGCAAACGCCTTGGAGCGGTATCCGAACGGGAAATCGATTTCCGTCTATTGGCCGCCACCAATCAAGACCTGAAGACCTGTGTGGAGAAAGGGAGCTTTCGGGCCGACCTCTATTACCGGCTCAATGTCATCCCGCTGGAGATCCCTCCGCTGCGAAACCGCAGGGAGGATATCATACCTCTGGCGCTTTTCTTCCTGGACCATTTTTGCAAAAAATATGGGCGCACCAAGGTGTTTACCAAAGGTGTGTTCAACCAGATGATGTGTTACGATTGGCCGGGAAACGTGCGGGAACTGAAAAACGTGGTGGAGCGTCTTCTCATCACCAGTTCCGTGGGCACGATGGAAATCCGGCAGGTGCCGGAAAATCTGCTGGGGGAGGGCTCCGTCCCTCCGTCGCCGCCTGAAGTCTATCCGGCTGATTGGGAGAGCATTTACCAGTATGACCCAGAGGACTTTTCCCTGAAAAAATATATGAATTTTTGTGAAAAGCAGGTGGTGGCGGCAGCGCTGAAACGCTGCGGAAGCAGCTATAAGGCGGCAGAACTGCTGAAGACCGACCAGTCCACCATCATCCGAAAGCGGCAAAAATACGGCATATCATAA
- a CDS encoding GntP family permease, with translation MSTSVLISLLVVVVAFALFFYLSFKGVNLFLTVFACTFLVTLCTADGITSIFTSFLPAVGNMFQQFFLLYTIGGAFGFCLMESGLGSAMAIHLIKVFGEKWIAVVLFVITCLMMAAGVASYQYAILAIALPVLKKLNMSRKVALAAMSAGAGSVAYGTLIGMPNALNIAPTTYLGTTTMAGPVISLICTAFSVVFIVAYLMLLTNRLKKKGEGFVTYEDDPKNDQNESTLPPAWKGYICVAAIIGLSLLFQGLGITALQATTYAQVLSIILLFLLVGKKFLPHVFQTCVRGIQGSLIPVVFISIVIGYGTVVQQTPVFNWLVEKVLSMNMHPYLLTFVAVNLLAGMTANGTGGVTLFMKTFGDSIINNPAINLGALHRIAAISGAGFDSLPHNGAIAFQLSVFKLSYKEGYFQQFMMSVLVNLLAGLLAVIIAMLFY, from the coding sequence GTGTCCACAAGTGTTCTGATCTCACTACTGGTTGTAGTGGTTGCATTTGCATTGTTTTTCTACCTCAGCTTTAAGGGGGTCAATCTGTTCCTGACGGTGTTTGCCTGTACATTTCTGGTCACTCTTTGCACTGCGGATGGTATTACCTCAATTTTTACAAGTTTCTTACCTGCTGTAGGGAACATGTTTCAGCAATTCTTTTTGCTATATACCATTGGCGGTGCCTTTGGCTTTTGCCTGATGGAGAGCGGACTGGGGTCGGCTATGGCTATACATCTGATCAAAGTCTTTGGAGAGAAATGGATTGCAGTGGTTTTGTTCGTTATCACCTGCCTGATGATGGCGGCTGGTGTAGCCTCTTATCAGTACGCTATTCTGGCGATTGCCCTGCCGGTCCTGAAGAAGTTGAATATGTCCAGAAAGGTAGCTCTTGCTGCAATGTCTGCCGGGGCGGGCTCCGTGGCATATGGCACTCTCATTGGCATGCCCAATGCGCTAAATATTGCGCCTACTACCTATCTGGGCACCACCACTATGGCGGGTCCAGTGATCAGCCTGATCTGTACGGCGTTTTCTGTTGTTTTTATTGTCGCCTATCTGATGCTTCTCACCAACCGGTTGAAGAAAAAGGGCGAGGGCTTTGTAACCTATGAGGATGATCCCAAAAACGATCAGAATGAATCTACGCTGCCTCCCGCATGGAAGGGATATATTTGCGTGGCGGCCATTATCGGGCTGAGTCTTCTGTTTCAGGGACTTGGAATCACGGCCCTGCAGGCGACCACATATGCCCAGGTGCTGTCGATTATCCTGCTCTTCCTGCTTGTGGGGAAGAAGTTCCTGCCCCATGTGTTCCAGACCTGTGTGCGAGGGATTCAAGGCTCCCTGATTCCCGTCGTGTTCATCTCCATCGTGATTGGCTATGGTACTGTGGTGCAGCAGACGCCTGTGTTTAACTGGCTGGTTGAGAAAGTGCTGTCCATGAATATGCACCCCTATCTGCTTACCTTTGTAGCGGTGAATCTGCTTGCCGGCATGACGGCGAACGGCACAGGCGGTGTGACCTTGTTTATGAAGACCTTTGGAGATTCGATCATCAATAATCCCGCCATTAATTTGGGCGCGCTCCACCGCATTGCTGCGATTTCTGGTGCTGGATTCGATTCTCTACCCCACAACGGCGCAATCGCATTCCAGTTGTCTGTATTCAAGCTGTCCTATAAGGAAGGATATTTCCAGCAGTTTATGATGTCTGTATTGGTCAATCTACTGGCAGGTCTGCTTGCAGTCATCATAGCGATGCTGTTCTATTAA
- a CDS encoding enoyl-CoA hydratase/isomerase family protein gives MGTPMADYVKLPELEEYKEWFKDFADLYREDGILQVTWKTLDGPMQHSGMSHRAIGQLVRILSMDFKNEIIIFTHIGDSWMTESDPNGWETYSKLPTERFQHQYFDDTNLIKNMIFDLDVPTIGAIPGPGFHWDSAMLSDVTIASEDTWMEVPHAHGGLVPGDGMGLMAQHYFGTKRGNYYMMTARQWTAQQMLDWGMVSEVVPKDQVMARAWEIARMWKTMPYENRTIMSNLAKRPLKKLLVEDLKLHTVSEQYGSLLRIAAGDMGDTHAGQQDEKYISQTNDWRYCHDWMQQPPTRKSWDGFRTKPFEWFKEVEDGKETNPFDPSKPVKPYRPEPKD, from the coding sequence ATGGGAACCCCCATGGCTGATTATGTCAAGTTGCCGGAACTGGAAGAGTACAAGGAGTGGTTTAAGGACTTTGCCGACCTGTACCGTGAAGACGGCATCCTTCAGGTGACTTGGAAAACGCTGGACGGCCCCATGCAGCACAGCGGAATGTCCCATCGTGCCATTGGACAACTGGTCCGTATCCTGTCCATGGATTTCAAGAATGAGATCATTATTTTTACCCATATCGGAGATAGCTGGATGACGGAGTCCGACCCCAACGGGTGGGAGACCTACTCCAAATTGCCTACCGAGCGTTTCCAACACCAGTATTTTGATGATACGAATCTGATCAAAAACATGATTTTTGACCTGGACGTGCCTACAATCGGCGCGATTCCGGGGCCGGGGTTCCACTGGGATTCCGCCATGCTCAGCGATGTGACCATTGCGTCTGAGGACACATGGATGGAAGTGCCCCATGCGCACGGCGGTCTGGTGCCAGGCGACGGCATGGGCCTGATGGCGCAGCACTACTTTGGCACAAAGCGCGGCAACTACTACATGATGACCGCACGCCAGTGGACCGCCCAGCAGATGCTGGACTGGGGCATGGTCAGCGAAGTCGTGCCCAAGGACCAGGTTATGGCCCGCGCATGGGAGATCGCCCGGATGTGGAAGACCATGCCTTATGAGAACCGCACCATCATGTCCAATCTGGCCAAGCGGCCGCTGAAAAAGCTGCTGGTGGAGGACTTGAAGCTCCACACCGTTTCCGAACAGTACGGCTCCCTGCTGCGCATCGCCGCCGGTGATATGGGTGACACCCACGCTGGTCAGCAGGACGAGAAGTACATCAGCCAGACCAATGACTGGCGCTACTGCCACGATTGGATGCAGCAGCCCCCCACACGCAAGAGCTGGGACGGCTTCCGCACCAAGCCCTTCGAGTGGTTCAAAGAGGTCGAGGATGGGAAAGAGACTAATCCCTTCGACCCCTCCAAACCTGTCAAGCCCTATCGTCCCGAGCCCAAGGACTAA
- a CDS encoding enoyl-CoA hydratase/isomerase family protein, whose amino-acid sequence MGNPLADYVKLPEFDEYKEWFKAFADLKREDGIVQVTWKTNDGPMHHSGMSHRAISQLVRWLSLDFKNEIIIFTHIGDNWMIESDANGWETYSKLPTERFQHQYFDDTNLIKNMIFDLDVPTIGAIPGPGFHWDSAMLCDVTICSEDAKMEVPHAQGGLVPGDGMGLMAQHYFGTKRGNYYMTTSRQFTAQQMLDWGMVSEVVPKGSAVERAWEIARMWKTMPYENRTIMSNLAKRPLKKLLVDDLKLHTVSEQYGSLLRIAAGDMGDGTEGGQHDEKYISRIADWRYATRDMEEPQTAESWRSMYSKAAEWCKRVAAGEIENPFVFEHSNEPEGYEV is encoded by the coding sequence ATGGGAAACCCCCTGGCTGATTACGTCAAGCTGCCTGAGTTTGACGAGTATAAAGAGTGGTTCAAGGCTTTTGCCGACCTTAAGCGGGAGGATGGCATTGTCCAGGTAACCTGGAAGACCAACGACGGCCCCATGCACCACAGCGGCATGTCCCACCGGGCCATCAGTCAGCTTGTGCGTTGGCTGTCCCTGGACTTCAAAAACGAGATTATCATCTTCACCCATATCGGCGACAACTGGATGATCGAGTCCGATGCCAACGGGTGGGAGACCTACTCCAAGCTGCCCACCGAGCGTTTCCAGCACCAGTACTTTGATGACACCAACCTCATAAAGAACATGATCTTTGATTTGGACGTGCCCACCATCGGCGCCATCCCCGGCCCTGGTTTCCACTGGGATTCCGCCATGCTGTGTGATGTAACCATCTGCTCCGAGGACGCAAAAATGGAGGTCCCCCACGCCCAGGGCGGTCTGGTGCCCGGCGACGGCATGGGCCTTATGGCCCAGCATTACTTCGGCACCAAGCGTGGCAACTACTATATGACCACCTCCCGCCAGTTCACCGCCCAGCAGATGCTGGACTGGGGCATGGTCAGTGAGGTCGTGCCCAAGGGTTCTGCCGTGGAGCGCGCTTGGGAGATTGCCCGGATGTGGAAGACCATGCCTTATGAGAACCGCACCATCATGTCCAACCTAGCCAAGCGGCCGCTGAAGAAACTGCTGGTAGATGATTTGAAGCTGCACACCGTCTCTGAGCAGTATGGCTCCCTGTTGCGGATCGCCGCCGGCGATATGGGAGACGGCACTGAGGGTGGCCAGCACGACGAGAAGTACATCAGCCGTATCGCCGACTGGCGCTATGCCACCCGCGACATGGAGGAGCCCCAGACCGCCGAGTCTTGGCGCAGCATGTACTCCAAGGCAGCCGAGTGGTGCAAAAGGGTTGCTGCAGGCGAGATCGAGAACCCCTTCGTGTTTGAACACAGCAACGAGCCCGAAGGCTATGAGGTTTAA
- a CDS encoding 3-keto-5-aminohexanoate cleavage protein: MSKTIITAALTGAVTPAGYNIPETPEKIAEDAYACWKAGAAIVHLHMRDEQGLGTMDAARFKKTIELIRAYEDCDVVINCTSSGDNRVSGGDPAGNAIRMLHMRTVDGIEMGSYDAGSFNWMPSGVFMNTPQFLQELGDVYMERGIKPEFEIFDTGMLDIVNYYVKKGHLPAGSCHYQFCLGVLGGMPATVENLLYLKNHIPAGSTWSAFGVGAGHLPILYATLALGGNVRVGMEDNVVYGKDKDGNKIMATNLMLVERAVSAVKVFGKEPATSAEAREILGIKPLAR; encoded by the coding sequence ATGAGCAAAACAATTATCACCGCGGCCCTCACCGGCGCGGTCACCCCGGCCGGCTATAACATTCCCGAGACCCCGGAGAAGATCGCCGAGGATGCCTATGCCTGCTGGAAGGCGGGCGCCGCCATCGTCCACCTTCATATGCGGGACGAACAGGGCCTGGGGACCATGGACGCCGCGCGCTTCAAGAAAACCATTGAACTCATCCGGGCCTATGAGGACTGCGATGTGGTCATCAACTGCACCTCCTCCGGCGACAACCGCGTCTCCGGCGGAGATCCCGCAGGCAATGCGATCCGGATGCTCCACATGCGCACCGTGGACGGCATCGAGATGGGCTCCTATGACGCCGGGTCCTTCAACTGGATGCCCTCCGGCGTGTTCATGAATACCCCTCAGTTCCTCCAGGAGCTGGGCGATGTGTACATGGAGCGGGGCATCAAGCCGGAGTTTGAGATCTTTGACACCGGTATGCTGGACATCGTCAATTACTACGTAAAAAAGGGACACCTGCCTGCCGGAAGCTGCCACTACCAGTTCTGCCTGGGCGTGTTGGGCGGAATGCCCGCCACAGTGGAAAACCTCCTCTACCTGAAAAACCACATCCCGGCGGGCTCCACCTGGTCCGCTTTCGGCGTGGGCGCCGGACACCTTCCCATCCTGTATGCGACGCTGGCGCTGGGCGGCAATGTCCGCGTGGGCATGGAGGACAATGTGGTCTATGGCAAGGATAAGGACGGCAACAAGATCATGGCCACCAACCTGATGCTGGTGGAGCGCGCGGTCAGCGCCGTCAAGGTTTTTGGCAAGGAGCCCGCCACCTCCGCCGAGGCCCGCGAGATCCTGGGCATCAAGCCCCTGGCACGGTAA
- a CDS encoding 3-hydroxyacyl-CoA dehydrogenase family protein: protein MKVSDIKKVACVGGGVIGSSWAIQYAMRGLSVALYDINDEQLLKSRGQMEKSLDALVGHDAITQTQKAEIVARVHPTTSMEEAVSDAQFIQESGPERLEIKRSILAQVEQYAASDALYASSTSGLLISEIVAEAAHPERCVGAHPYNPPHLIPLVEITRGEKSSDEVVKTVYDFYQSIGKEAVLLRKECPGFIANRLQLALYREVQDLVMRGVCSVEDVDKALVYGPGIRWAIFGHNMIMQMGNPGGLTGMVKMLGNSGDVWLADMASWTHQPDNWSEVAQPGVDEEMAHFPDYVGHTNADCIAYRDRMLIEILKLHKKL, encoded by the coding sequence ATGAAGGTATCTGACATCAAGAAAGTGGCCTGTGTGGGAGGCGGCGTCATCGGTTCCAGTTGGGCGATCCAGTACGCAATGCGCGGCCTGAGCGTGGCCCTCTACGACATCAACGATGAGCAGCTTTTGAAGAGCCGGGGGCAGATGGAGAAGAGCCTGGACGCTCTGGTCGGTCACGACGCCATCACCCAGACACAGAAGGCCGAGATCGTTGCCAGGGTCCATCCCACGACCTCCATGGAAGAGGCGGTGTCCGACGCGCAGTTCATCCAGGAGAGCGGCCCGGAGCGCCTGGAGATCAAGCGGAGCATCCTGGCGCAGGTGGAGCAGTACGCCGCGTCCGACGCCCTATACGCCAGCAGCACCTCCGGACTGCTGATTTCCGAGATCGTGGCTGAGGCCGCCCACCCGGAACGCTGTGTGGGCGCCCACCCCTATAATCCCCCCCACCTCATCCCGCTGGTAGAGATCACCCGGGGAGAGAAGAGCTCTGATGAGGTGGTCAAGACCGTATACGATTTCTATCAGTCCATCGGGAAAGAGGCTGTGCTCCTGCGCAAGGAGTGCCCGGGCTTTATCGCCAATCGGCTGCAACTGGCGCTGTACCGAGAGGTGCAGGATCTGGTGATGCGGGGCGTGTGCTCCGTGGAGGATGTGGACAAGGCCCTGGTGTATGGTCCCGGCATCCGCTGGGCCATCTTCGGCCATAACATGATCATGCAGATGGGTAATCCCGGCGGGCTCACCGGGATGGTAAAGATGCTGGGCAATTCCGGCGACGTGTGGCTGGCCGATATGGCCTCCTGGACCCATCAGCCCGACAATTGGAGCGAGGTGGCCCAGCCCGGCGTGGACGAGGAGATGGCCCATTTCCCCGACTATGTGGGGCACACCAACGCCGACTGTATCGCCTACCGTGACAGGATGCTCATCGAGATCCTGAAGCTCCATAAGAAGCTGTGA
- a CDS encoding OFA family MFS transporter — protein MSRAQAFQKRRWICLAAALVICVCAGFGYAWSVLQNPIVAAHGWPEGQVSLAYTVTVVCSTMAPLFFGGLIRCISTRMCIALGAVLFGGGLFLTGAMTQLWQLFLFYGILSGLGCGFIYPSMMAYVVRLFPDRSGLASGLGTAAYGSGAILWAPTSAVLMNTFSLVWAFRILGVLFLAVILAASLLLAEPPEGLREALCPSSERTASPEEGGLCRKQMVRTPAFYLIAATFTCGLIAGVIVISQASPILQATLSYRAERAAVFVSVFAACNMAGRFVWGSLSDKVGIRNTMAAVFVLCIASMLLLTVGEQDVLILAAMGLAASCYGGFASVLTPLTAQTFGPKYITENYGVMYVVFGLASLIGPSLATTFKTVGNGSYTGAYLSAAALAAVGLALSRLLKPVSCKGECYGTE, from the coding sequence GTGAGCCGGGCACAGGCATTTCAAAAGCGCCGCTGGATCTGCCTGGCCGCCGCTCTGGTCATCTGTGTCTGTGCCGGGTTTGGGTATGCCTGGAGTGTGCTCCAGAATCCCATCGTGGCCGCCCACGGATGGCCGGAGGGCCAGGTATCTCTGGCATATACCGTTACGGTTGTGTGTTCGACCATGGCGCCTCTCTTTTTCGGAGGCTTGATCCGATGCATCAGCACACGGATGTGCATCGCGCTTGGAGCGGTCCTCTTTGGCGGGGGACTGTTCCTAACGGGGGCGATGACCCAGCTATGGCAGCTCTTCCTGTTTTACGGTATCCTCTCCGGTCTGGGATGCGGCTTCATCTATCCCAGCATGATGGCCTACGTGGTCCGGCTGTTTCCGGACCGGTCCGGGCTGGCCTCCGGTCTCGGCACAGCGGCTTATGGCTCAGGGGCGATCCTCTGGGCGCCGACCTCTGCCGTGCTCATGAACACCTTTTCCCTTGTGTGGGCGTTCCGCATCTTGGGGGTCCTGTTTCTGGCGGTTATACTGGCAGCCTCCCTGCTCCTGGCGGAACCCCCGGAGGGGCTGCGGGAGGCATTGTGCCCCAGCAGTGAGCGGACGGCCTCCCCGGAGGAGGGGGGACTGTGCCGAAAGCAAATGGTGCGCACGCCTGCTTTTTATCTGATCGCGGCCACTTTTACCTGCGGTCTGATTGCCGGCGTGATCGTCATCAGCCAGGCGTCCCCCATTCTGCAGGCTACGCTCTCTTATCGCGCCGAGCGGGCGGCTGTTTTTGTCAGCGTATTCGCCGCGTGCAACATGGCGGGCCGCTTTGTCTGGGGCAGCCTCTCAGACAAGGTGGGGATCCGGAATACGATGGCTGCGGTCTTCGTCCTGTGCATCGCCTCCATGCTGCTGCTAACAGTAGGGGAGCAGGATGTCCTGATTTTGGCGGCTATGGGTCTGGCGGCATCCTGCTACGGCGGATTTGCCTCCGTACTCACGCCATTGACCGCCCAAACCTTCGGCCCCAAGTACATTACGGAAAATTACGGTGTGATGTATGTCGTGTTTGGCTTGGCCAGCCTTATTGGCCCCAGTTTGGCCACCACCTTTAAAACCGTAGGCAACGGCAGCTATACCGGTGCCTATTTGAGCGCCGCGGCCTTGGCGGCGGTGGGTCTGGCGCTCTCCCGCTTACTGAAACCCGTGTCCTGCAAAGGAGAATGTTATGGAACTGAGTAA
- a CDS encoding CoA transferase subunit A — translation MELSKVRAREEIIAKFHDGQIIAIGGQTGQYMPERLIQCVLDSGARHLTIYSIDTSDPGTGVGRLIRAGVVDRIITTHVGTNPETNAQIQAGTLRAEFSPMGSFIERIRCGGLGLGGVLTKTGLGTVVEDAKQTVEVNGERYLLEPALRADVALTRCRQADPLGNLVYRGSTGHASHPVVATCGDLSIVECDHFCDLGEIGPDEVGVPGMFVDMILV, via the coding sequence ATGGAACTGAGTAAAGTACGCGCCCGGGAAGAGATCATCGCCAAGTTCCACGACGGGCAGATCATCGCCATCGGCGGTCAGACGGGGCAATATATGCCGGAGCGGCTGATCCAATGTGTGCTGGACAGCGGCGCCAGGCATTTGACCATCTACTCCATTGACACCAGCGATCCCGGAACGGGGGTCGGAAGGCTGATCCGGGCTGGCGTGGTCGACCGGATCATCACCACCCACGTGGGTACCAACCCGGAGACCAACGCCCAGATCCAGGCAGGGACGTTGCGGGCCGAATTCAGCCCCATGGGCAGCTTCATCGAGCGGATCCGCTGCGGCGGGCTGGGTCTGGGCGGCGTGCTGACCAAAACGGGCCTGGGGACTGTGGTGGAGGACGCCAAGCAGACGGTGGAGGTCAACGGCGAACGTTATCTGCTGGAGCCCGCCCTGCGGGCCGATGTGGCCCTTACCCGCTGCCGTCAGGCGGACCCGTTGGGCAATCTGGTCTACCGGGGCAGCACCGGCCACGCCTCCCATCCCGTGGTCGCCACCTGCGGCGACCTGTCCATCGTGGAGTGCGACCACTTCTGCGACCTGGGGGAGATCGGCCCGGATGAGGTCGGGGTGCCAGGGATGTTTGTGGACATGATCCTGGTGTAA
- a CDS encoding 3-oxoacid CoA-transferase subunit B encodes MDKRHLIAKRAARYFQSGDVVNLGIGIPSLCGNYAEPGVFFQAENGFIGVGATAEGLMVNERTYNAGGVPFIPVPGSSGFDVAMAFGVIRSGRLAATVLGALQVSERGDLANWSTPGRSFGMGGAMDLVNGARKVIVAMEHCTREGAPKIVKECTLPYTGRGCVDHIVTELCVIDVTKEGLLLRELAPGHTLEEVQAKTEAELSLAEDLREMVI; translated from the coding sequence ATGGACAAGAGACATTTGATTGCAAAGCGGGCCGCCCGCTATTTCCAAAGCGGTGATGTAGTAAACCTTGGCATTGGGATTCCAAGCCTGTGCGGAAACTACGCCGAGCCCGGCGTCTTCTTTCAGGCGGAGAACGGGTTCATCGGCGTGGGCGCCACGGCAGAGGGCCTGATGGTGAATGAACGCACTTATAATGCGGGCGGGGTGCCCTTTATCCCTGTACCGGGCAGCAGCGGGTTCGATGTGGCGATGGCCTTTGGCGTCATCCGCTCCGGACGTCTGGCAGCCACGGTGCTGGGCGCCCTTCAGGTGTCGGAACGGGGCGATCTGGCCAACTGGTCCACGCCCGGACGCTCCTTCGGTATGGGAGGCGCCATGGACCTGGTCAACGGCGCCCGGAAGGTCATCGTAGCCATGGAGCACTGTACCCGGGAGGGCGCGCCAAAGATCGTGAAGGAATGTACGCTGCCCTATACTGGACGGGGATGTGTGGATCATATCGTGACGGAGCTCTGTGTCATCGATGTCACGAAGGAGGGACTGCTCCTGCGGGAACTGGCCCCGGGGCACACCCTGGAAGAGGTGCAGGCCAAGACGGAAGCCGAGCTGAGCCTGGCCGAGGACCTGAGGGAAATGGTCATATGA
- a CDS encoding thiolase family protein produces the protein MEKQHNEAVVVAYGRSAVAKSGKKGALRQMHPVTIGGLTLKGVLEKVPELDPALVEDVIVGCAIPERKQGFNFARLMVARAGLPDSVCGMTVNRFCSSGLQAIALAASQIECGIADVIVAGGVESMTACPVNLDISDTFDSELLAMRKEEYIPMGLTAENVAERCGITRREMEELAVESHRRAAAAQDAGKFDDEIIPLPGVDPEGNDIVFDKDQGIRRDTNLETLAGMKPCFKENGRVTAATSSQTSDAAAFVVLMSRSKAEELGIPPVAVLEGYAVAGCEPDYMGLGPIYAVPKVMKKTGLTVSDMAVVELNEAFAAQAIPCMRKLGLDPAKTNPNGGAMALGHPQGATGAFLTCKLLGELRRTGGKYGMVTMCIGGGMGAAGIYKMC, from the coding sequence ATGGAAAAACAGCATAATGAAGCGGTGGTGGTGGCCTATGGCCGCTCCGCTGTTGCGAAGTCAGGAAAGAAGGGCGCGCTGCGCCAGATGCACCCCGTCACCATCGGGGGGCTGACGCTCAAAGGGGTGCTGGAAAAGGTACCGGAGCTGGACCCCGCCCTGGTGGAAGATGTGATCGTGGGCTGCGCCATCCCGGAGCGGAAGCAGGGATTCAACTTTGCCCGGCTTATGGTAGCGCGGGCAGGACTTCCGGACAGTGTCTGCGGCATGACGGTGAACCGTTTCTGCTCCTCCGGACTCCAGGCCATTGCTCTGGCGGCCTCCCAGATTGAATGCGGGATTGCCGACGTGATCGTGGCCGGCGGCGTGGAGTCCATGACCGCCTGTCCCGTGAATCTGGACATCTCCGACACCTTTGACTCAGAGCTCCTGGCCATGCGCAAGGAGGAGTACATCCCTATGGGCCTCACGGCGGAGAACGTGGCCGAGCGCTGCGGCATCACCCGCCGGGAAATGGAGGAGCTGGCGGTGGAGAGCCATCGCCGTGCAGCGGCCGCCCAGGATGCCGGAAAGTTTGATGACGAGATCATTCCTCTGCCCGGCGTGGACCCGGAGGGAAATGACATCGTCTTTGACAAGGACCAGGGGATCCGCCGGGATACCAACCTGGAGACGCTGGCCGGCATGAAGCCCTGCTTCAAAGAGAACGGTCGGGTCACCGCCGCGACCTCCTCCCAGACCAGCGATGCGGCGGCCTTTGTGGTGCTGATGTCCCGGTCCAAGGCGGAGGAGCTGGGCATCCCCCCGGTCGCCGTCCTGGAGGGCTATGCAGTGGCGGGCTGTGAGCCAGATTACATGGGCCTGGGCCCCATCTATGCCGTGCCCAAGGTGATGAAGAAAACCGGGCTGACGGTTTCCGATATGGCTGTGGTGGAGCTCAACGAGGCCTTTGCCGCCCAGGCGATCCCCTGCATGAGAAAGCTGGGGTTGGACCCCGCCAAGACCAATCCCAACGGCGGTGCCATGGCCCTGGGCCATCCCCAGGGGGCCACCGGGGCCTTCCTTACCTGCAAATTACTGGGAGAGCTTCGCCGCACCGGCGGAAAATACGGCATGGTCACTATGTGCATTGGCGGCGGTATGGGCGCCGCAGGCATCTACAAGATGTGCTGA